A single window of Rana temporaria chromosome 1, aRanTem1.1, whole genome shotgun sequence DNA harbors:
- the TOPORS gene encoding E3 ubiquitin-protein ligase Topors isoform X2, which produces MREKKGRRRKPGRKEEPGTMMESTSTDDFIVAGSSKAASKKSHNKGSPTDVSPDSKCPICLDRFENISHLDRCLHRFCFKCIKEWSKNKAECPLCKQPFHSIFHSVRAEDDFKEFVLRPTLNGSLASPDGQRFRYRTTMTGDSNLPMRTRSSAHRTFTPPDNGVLFEGYTTRQSHQRGSNIQQMMRRLASRRQASAEGRTMRQIQEQELINFRRALYRSGIRVRNIQDGGRYRDISAEFFRRNPACLHRLIPWLKRELTVLFGTHGSLVNIVQHIIMSNVTRFDMESQAFLEDLQPFLLHRTEHFLHEFINFARCPYNIDAYDQHANYDCPAPSYEEGSASESSVITISPDVVDTRDPDVTSSSVEVGQALWDDETPGPSYSTVEQLTTLDSSDEEPSSSRLESANINKEATDDIQSQSIPSDDCIIVGFVKPLAERTPELVQLSSDSELSLCEVKIEQTKKTQEKPFTLYDSSESHRSSISSSRSSDKPSRKMKQKQKTPSDKSHSKKKKEKRSTDISSKKLFESTKDKKHGFIEGTSKWRERSLSSDCYSRSSRNKAYDSHKKWHSKDKERTKSREKKHKSGREKRRSRSRDRSSSWRSRTVSLSSESSRELNRSSSRNRKHSRGRSQSRDIDNTDNYRSTYHWEYTYYSRNRNGEELQKSYKKHSRGRGHYSRYSDSPDYHLQAFSQKKEPRKRRGTIADKHHHQSRSRSNSSRATITSAQQTQSDKPSGKRKYKTRHLEPQNKNNNNGETEVANGKEAHTQTALRDFEDSLLDKSSNEHKPKWKKRTRSPSVEIVYEGKSTPDVKQHKKKKKKHKKKRKHEKSSPVVIRIDSDSDTPEKLDVPSSNDVDTLPGKSNSMESNIDLINDSPSTSAPVHTIDGDCGEAASPFSKACNLTSVNDYLDAASEILDGLYFDDSLDGETLLQAPSPPKTPLLDETVVTELPTSDFKVSQDRENSTTPPITSSQETLAGKSQEVFPEPLMASEESTADNLQDTFAENICEHLEDIVEHLSPTIL; this is translated from the exons ATGAGGGAGAAGAAAGGAAGACGGCGGAAACCAGGAAGGAAAGAGGAGCCGGGGACAATG ATGGAGTCAACATCAACAGATGACTTCATAGTAGCAGGCAGCTCTAAGGCTGCTTCCAAGAAATCGCACAATAAAGGATCCCCAACAGATGTTTCTCCGGACTCAAAATGTCCCATATGTTTGGACCGCTTTGAAAACATATCGCACTTAGACAGATGCCTCCATAGGTTTTGCTTTAAATGTATAAAGGAATGGTCAAAAAACAAAGCAGAATGTCCTCTATGCAAGCAGCCATTTCATTCTATATTTCATAGTGTGCGAGCTGAAGATGATTTCAAAGAATTTGTTTTGCGTCCCACTTTAAATGGCTCTCTTGCCAGTCCAGATGGGCAGAGATTTCGCTATCGTACTACAATGACCGGGGATAGTAACTTGCCCATGCGAACGAGATCTTCTGCACACAGAACATTTACACCTCCAGACAATGGTGTTCTGTTTGAGGGATATACAACTAGACAATCTCATCAAAGGGGCAGCAATATTCAACAGATGATGAGAAGGCTAGCTTCCAGACGACAAGCAAGTGCAGAGGGAAGAACAATGAGACAAATTCAAGAGCAGGAGCTCATAAACTTCAGGAGAGCACTTTACCGATCTGGAATACGCGTCAGGAATATTCAGGATGGAGGACGCTACCGTGATATATCTGCTGAATTCTTCCGCAGAAATCCTGCTTGCCTTCATCGGCTTATACCCTGGCTTAAGCGGGAATTGACAGTGTTATTTGGCACTCATGGTTCCCTTGTTAACATTGTGCAGCACATCATTATGAGCAATGTTACTCGATTTGACATGGAAAGTCAAGCCTTCTTAGAGGATTTGCAGCCTTTCCTGCTTCACCGTACAGAACACTTTCTTCATGAGTTCATTAATTTTGCACGCTGCCCTTATAATATCGATGCATATGACCAGCATGCCAACTATGATTGTCCTGCACCTTCATATGAAGAAGGTAGTGCATCAGAATCCTCTGTAATTACCATATCCCCAGATGTAGTTGATACAAGAGATCCTGATGTGACTTCCTCTTCTGTTGAAGTTGGTCAAGCTCTCTGGGATGATGAAACGCCCGGACCTTCCTACTCTACGGTGGAGCAGTTAACTACTTTAGATAGCTCAGATGAGGAACCTTCAAGTAGTAGACTGGAGTCTGCCAATATAAATAAAGAAGCTACTGATGATATTCAGAGCCAGAGCATTCCTTCTGATGACTGCATTATAGTGGGTTTTGTTAAACCACTTGCAGAAAGAACCCCAGAATTAGTTCAGCTCTCTTCTGATTCTGAACTTTCCCTTTGTGAAGTGAAGATTGAACAAACTAAAAAGACCCAAGAAAAACCTTTTACTTTATATGACAGCAGTGAGTCGCATAGATCTTCCATTTCTTCATCTCGATCAAGTGATAAGCCATCACGCAAAATGAAACAAAAGCAGAAGACACCCAGTGACAAATCTCAttcaaaaaagaagaaagaaaaaagatcaACAGATATATCttctaaaaaattgtttgaatccacaaaagacaaaaaacatGGTTTCATTGAAGGCACATCAAAGTGGCGGGAACGTTCTTTGAGCTCTGATTGTTATTCTCGTTCTTCTCGCAATAAGGCTTATGACAGTCACAAAAAGTGGCACAGTAAGGATAAAGAAAGAACTAAATCTCGAGAAAAGAAGCATAAAAGCGGGAGAGAAAAGAGGCGATCACGTAGTAGAGATAGAAGTTCATCTTGGAGGAGTAGAACTGTTTCTTTGTCAAGTGAAAGTTCCAGAGAGCTAAATAGATCCAGCTCTAGAAATAGAAAGCATAGCAGAGGGAGGTCGCAAAGTCgtgacattgacaatacagacaACTATCGCAGTACTTATCACTGGGAGTATACATACTATAGCAGAAACCGTAATGGAGAAGAATTGCAAAAGTCCTATAAAAAACATTCCCGTGGTAGAGGCCATTACTCGAGATATTCTGACAGTCCTGATTACCATTTACAGGCCTTTTCTCAAAAGAAAGAGCCAAGGAAGCGCAGAGGAACTATTGCTGATAAGCATCATCATCAATCAAGAAGCCGATCAAACAGCAGTCGTGCTACTATAACTAGTGCACAACAAACCCAGTCTGACAAACCCAGTGGTAAGAGGAAATATAAAACCCGACATTTGGAGCCACAGAACAAAAATAACAACAATGGTGAGACAGAAGTTGCCAATGGAAAAGAGGCTCATACACAGACAGCCTTAAGAGACTTTGAGGATAGTTTGTTGGATAAATCTTCAAATGAACACAAGCCTAAATGGAAGAAAAGGACAAGGAGCCCCAGTGTGGAGATTGTGTATGAAGGAAAAAGCACACCAGATGTCAaacaacataaaaagaaaaagaagaaacacAAGAAGAAACGCAAACATGAAAAGAGTTCTCCAGTTGTCATCAGAATTGACAGTGATAGTGACACTCCAGAGAAACTCGATGTGCCGAGCAGTAATGATGTTGATACACTGCCTGGTAAAAGTAACAGCATGGAGTCTAATATAGATCTGATCAATGACTCGCCAAGTACCTCAGCACCTGTTCACACCATAGACGGAGATTGTGGGGAAGCCGCAAGCCCTTTTTCCAAAGCTTGCAATCTGACATCAGTTAATGACTATCTTGATGCTGCCTCAGAGATACTTGATGGATTATATTTTGATGACAGTTTGGATGGAGAAACTCTTCTGCAAGCACCCAGTCCACCTAAAACACCTCTTCTTGATGAAACTGTAGTGACTGAGCTTCCCACATCTGATTTCAAAGTGTCACAGGACAGAGAAAATTCTACTACACCCCCTATAACATCCTCACAAGAAACTCTTGCTGGGAAGTCACAAGAAGTATTTCCTGAG CCTCTAATGGCCTCTGAAGAAAGTACGGCAGATAACTTGCAAGATACATTTGCTGAGAATATCTGTGAACATTTGGAAGATATAGTAGAACACCTTTCTCCAACAATTTTATGA
- the TOPORS gene encoding E3 ubiquitin-protein ligase Topors isoform X1: protein MREKKGRRRKPGRKEEPGTMMESTSTDDFIVAGSSKAASKKSHNKGSPTDVSPDSKCPICLDRFENISHLDRCLHRFCFKCIKEWSKNKAECPLCKQPFHSIFHSVRAEDDFKEFVLRPTLNGSLASPDGQRFRYRTTMTGDSNLPMRTRSSAHRTFTPPDNGVLFEGYTTRQSHQRGSNIQQMMRRLASRRQASAEGRTMRQIQEQELINFRRALYRSGIRVRNIQDGGRYRDISAEFFRRNPACLHRLIPWLKRELTVLFGTHGSLVNIVQHIIMSNVTRFDMESQAFLEDLQPFLLHRTEHFLHEFINFARCPYNIDAYDQHANYDCPAPSYEEGSASESSVITISPDVVDTRDPDVTSSSVEVGQALWDDETPGPSYSTVEQLTTLDSSDEEPSSSRLESANINKEATDDIQSQSIPSDDCIIVGFVKPLAERTPELVQLSSDSELSLCEVKIEQTKKTQEKPFTLYDSSESHRSSISSSRSSDKPSRKMKQKQKTPSDKSHSKKKKEKRSTDISSKKLFESTKDKKHGFIEGTSKWRERSLSSDCYSRSSRNKAYDSHKKWHSKDKERTKSREKKHKSGREKRRSRSRDRSSSWRSRTVSLSSESSRELNRSSSRNRKHSRGRSQSRDIDNTDNYRSTYHWEYTYYSRNRNGEELQKSYKKHSRGRGHYSRYSDSPDYHLQAFSQKKEPRKRRGTIADKHHHQSRSRSNSSRATITSAQQTQSDKPSGKRKYKTRHLEPQNKNNNNGETEVANGKEAHTQTALRDFEDSLLDKSSNEHKPKWKKRTRSPSVEIVYEGKSTPDVKQHKKKKKKHKKKRKHEKSSPVVIRIDSDSDTPEKLDVPSSNDVDTLPGKSNSMESNIDLINDSPSTSAPVHTIDGDCGEAASPFSKACNLTSVNDYLDAASEILDGLYFDDSLDGETLLQAPSPPKTPLLDETVVTELPTSDFKVSQDRENSTTPPITSSQETLAGKSQEVFPETVCEHLQNMPSISPPLMASEESTADNLQDTFAENICEHLEDIVEHLSPTIL, encoded by the exons ATGAGGGAGAAGAAAGGAAGACGGCGGAAACCAGGAAGGAAAGAGGAGCCGGGGACAATG ATGGAGTCAACATCAACAGATGACTTCATAGTAGCAGGCAGCTCTAAGGCTGCTTCCAAGAAATCGCACAATAAAGGATCCCCAACAGATGTTTCTCCGGACTCAAAATGTCCCATATGTTTGGACCGCTTTGAAAACATATCGCACTTAGACAGATGCCTCCATAGGTTTTGCTTTAAATGTATAAAGGAATGGTCAAAAAACAAAGCAGAATGTCCTCTATGCAAGCAGCCATTTCATTCTATATTTCATAGTGTGCGAGCTGAAGATGATTTCAAAGAATTTGTTTTGCGTCCCACTTTAAATGGCTCTCTTGCCAGTCCAGATGGGCAGAGATTTCGCTATCGTACTACAATGACCGGGGATAGTAACTTGCCCATGCGAACGAGATCTTCTGCACACAGAACATTTACACCTCCAGACAATGGTGTTCTGTTTGAGGGATATACAACTAGACAATCTCATCAAAGGGGCAGCAATATTCAACAGATGATGAGAAGGCTAGCTTCCAGACGACAAGCAAGTGCAGAGGGAAGAACAATGAGACAAATTCAAGAGCAGGAGCTCATAAACTTCAGGAGAGCACTTTACCGATCTGGAATACGCGTCAGGAATATTCAGGATGGAGGACGCTACCGTGATATATCTGCTGAATTCTTCCGCAGAAATCCTGCTTGCCTTCATCGGCTTATACCCTGGCTTAAGCGGGAATTGACAGTGTTATTTGGCACTCATGGTTCCCTTGTTAACATTGTGCAGCACATCATTATGAGCAATGTTACTCGATTTGACATGGAAAGTCAAGCCTTCTTAGAGGATTTGCAGCCTTTCCTGCTTCACCGTACAGAACACTTTCTTCATGAGTTCATTAATTTTGCACGCTGCCCTTATAATATCGATGCATATGACCAGCATGCCAACTATGATTGTCCTGCACCTTCATATGAAGAAGGTAGTGCATCAGAATCCTCTGTAATTACCATATCCCCAGATGTAGTTGATACAAGAGATCCTGATGTGACTTCCTCTTCTGTTGAAGTTGGTCAAGCTCTCTGGGATGATGAAACGCCCGGACCTTCCTACTCTACGGTGGAGCAGTTAACTACTTTAGATAGCTCAGATGAGGAACCTTCAAGTAGTAGACTGGAGTCTGCCAATATAAATAAAGAAGCTACTGATGATATTCAGAGCCAGAGCATTCCTTCTGATGACTGCATTATAGTGGGTTTTGTTAAACCACTTGCAGAAAGAACCCCAGAATTAGTTCAGCTCTCTTCTGATTCTGAACTTTCCCTTTGTGAAGTGAAGATTGAACAAACTAAAAAGACCCAAGAAAAACCTTTTACTTTATATGACAGCAGTGAGTCGCATAGATCTTCCATTTCTTCATCTCGATCAAGTGATAAGCCATCACGCAAAATGAAACAAAAGCAGAAGACACCCAGTGACAAATCTCAttcaaaaaagaagaaagaaaaaagatcaACAGATATATCttctaaaaaattgtttgaatccacaaaagacaaaaaacatGGTTTCATTGAAGGCACATCAAAGTGGCGGGAACGTTCTTTGAGCTCTGATTGTTATTCTCGTTCTTCTCGCAATAAGGCTTATGACAGTCACAAAAAGTGGCACAGTAAGGATAAAGAAAGAACTAAATCTCGAGAAAAGAAGCATAAAAGCGGGAGAGAAAAGAGGCGATCACGTAGTAGAGATAGAAGTTCATCTTGGAGGAGTAGAACTGTTTCTTTGTCAAGTGAAAGTTCCAGAGAGCTAAATAGATCCAGCTCTAGAAATAGAAAGCATAGCAGAGGGAGGTCGCAAAGTCgtgacattgacaatacagacaACTATCGCAGTACTTATCACTGGGAGTATACATACTATAGCAGAAACCGTAATGGAGAAGAATTGCAAAAGTCCTATAAAAAACATTCCCGTGGTAGAGGCCATTACTCGAGATATTCTGACAGTCCTGATTACCATTTACAGGCCTTTTCTCAAAAGAAAGAGCCAAGGAAGCGCAGAGGAACTATTGCTGATAAGCATCATCATCAATCAAGAAGCCGATCAAACAGCAGTCGTGCTACTATAACTAGTGCACAACAAACCCAGTCTGACAAACCCAGTGGTAAGAGGAAATATAAAACCCGACATTTGGAGCCACAGAACAAAAATAACAACAATGGTGAGACAGAAGTTGCCAATGGAAAAGAGGCTCATACACAGACAGCCTTAAGAGACTTTGAGGATAGTTTGTTGGATAAATCTTCAAATGAACACAAGCCTAAATGGAAGAAAAGGACAAGGAGCCCCAGTGTGGAGATTGTGTATGAAGGAAAAAGCACACCAGATGTCAaacaacataaaaagaaaaagaagaaacacAAGAAGAAACGCAAACATGAAAAGAGTTCTCCAGTTGTCATCAGAATTGACAGTGATAGTGACACTCCAGAGAAACTCGATGTGCCGAGCAGTAATGATGTTGATACACTGCCTGGTAAAAGTAACAGCATGGAGTCTAATATAGATCTGATCAATGACTCGCCAAGTACCTCAGCACCTGTTCACACCATAGACGGAGATTGTGGGGAAGCCGCAAGCCCTTTTTCCAAAGCTTGCAATCTGACATCAGTTAATGACTATCTTGATGCTGCCTCAGAGATACTTGATGGATTATATTTTGATGACAGTTTGGATGGAGAAACTCTTCTGCAAGCACCCAGTCCACCTAAAACACCTCTTCTTGATGAAACTGTAGTGACTGAGCTTCCCACATCTGATTTCAAAGTGTCACAGGACAGAGAAAATTCTACTACACCCCCTATAACATCCTCACAAGAAACTCTTGCTGGGAAGTCACAAGAAGTATTTCCTGAGACTGTCTGTGAACATTTGCAAAATATGCCTTCAATTTCACCACCTCTAATGGCCTCTGAAGAAAGTACGGCAGATAACTTGCAAGATACATTTGCTGAGAATATCTGTGAACATTTGGAAGATATAGTAGAACACCTTTCTCCAACAATTTTATGA
- the SMIM27 gene encoding small integral membrane protein 27, translating into MMILSRRAQGRLLSLVLFCIVIISWGFVLYAARLSALWQLQAKYPKQILS; encoded by the exons ATGATGATCCTCAGCCGAAGAGCTCAGGGGAGACTCCTATCCTTG gttctctttTGCATTGTGATCATTTCCTGGGGTTTTGTGCTATATGCTGCAAGACTTTCGGCTTTATGGCAGTTGCAGGCCAAATACCCCAAACAAATCTTAAGCTAA